The stretch of DNA GTCAGGCGAGGACTACAGACTAGCTTTCTTCGTTCTAGCCATACCTGCCGCAATATCACTCGCGTTTTTGCTCATGGCCTACACCACATACCCTAAAGTAAGGAGCGTCAGTTCTAAGAAGACTGAAGTAGGTTGGAACTTAGGCAGAAAATTCAATCTCTTCTCAGTTTCACTAGCTCTCATGACCGCAGGCTACCTAGCTTGGTCTTTAGTATCTTACCACATGAAGGAATACGGGTTAGTTAACGACCCTGAGATTTCTCTGATGTACGCTCTGGCGATGGGGGTTGACGCGCTAGTAGCTTTCCCTATCGGCTACCTCTATGATAAGGCAGGACTGAAATCACTGATAATGACTCCTATATTAGCCGCCACTATCCCGGTACTCTTATTAACTAATACTAGGACTGCAGTATACTTAGCTGCTGCTGTTTGGGGGGCTACTATGTCGATATATGAAACGAACATGCGAGCTGCTATACCAGACCTCGTAGAACCTAGTAGGAGAGCTCTCGCTTACGGAACGTACGGACTCATTTACGGCACTGCCTGGATGTTAGGGGGTGTGTTAGCTGGAGCTATATACACGCTTAACCCAACCTACTTAATACCCTACGTACTAATTACTGAGCTGAGTTCACTCATAGCAATGATTTACTTACTGAAAAGCAAGTAACACTTAAAACTACTCAACCACATTGTTTTAGTGATGCTGGATGCTGGAAAAGGCTGCAGAACTCCTGAGAATCGGAAGACCTGTCTTCATATACGACTCAGAAAGTAGGGAGAGTGAGGCAGACATAGTATTCTTTGCTGGAGCAGTAAACACGTACTCAATAACTATTTCTAGGAAGTTTGCTGGCGGCTTGACTTGTTACGTGACTAGTAAGGAGGTAGGGTCTCTCTTAGGTCTCCGATACTTAGAAGAAGTCTTCCAATTACTTGGTTATAGAGAGTTAACTCGTAAGAGGCTGGGCTACGGGGACCCACCCAACT from Zestosphaera sp. encodes:
- a CDS encoding MFS transporter, producing the protein SGEDYRLAFFVLAIPAAISLAFLLMAYTTYPKVRSVSSKKTEVGWNLGRKFNLFSVSLALMTAGYLAWSLVSYHMKEYGLVNDPEISLMYALAMGVDALVAFPIGYLYDKAGLKSLIMTPILAATIPVLLLTNTRTAVYLAAAVWGATMSIYETNMRAAIPDLVEPSRRALAYGTYGLIYGTAWMLGGVLAGAIYTLNPTYLIPYVLITELSSLIAMIYLLKSK